The Verrucomicrobium spinosum DSM 4136 = JCM 18804 genome includes a region encoding these proteins:
- a CDS encoding helix-turn-helix transcriptional regulator — MNHPLNHPSLLPQLAQSDLFLKFREAFEVATGRHLDLQLVQDQDQKAKPDELPFPVILKVPVQVNGQPFAELVLDPVRLSDGEFASFDKVAVSLLDDGCDAAMVRRAQAVFQNMPALPANRLEALRIMMQCFSTQLGDLAYRLFLQCADNEPPAVRRARQHITQHLAQPLCLEEVARHSGVSPFHFCKIFKRFTGLTFTEYVNRARVEKAKQLLIKPQSRVTEVAYDVGFQSLSQFNRSFRRVMDQSPTEFRSSMTPAEKRHMLAGSF; from the coding sequence ATGAATCATCCTCTGAATCACCCCAGCCTGCTTCCCCAACTTGCCCAAAGTGATCTGTTCCTGAAATTCCGGGAGGCCTTTGAAGTGGCCACTGGCCGTCATCTGGACCTGCAGCTTGTGCAGGATCAGGATCAGAAAGCGAAGCCTGATGAATTGCCCTTCCCTGTGATCCTCAAGGTGCCGGTGCAGGTGAATGGTCAGCCCTTCGCCGAACTGGTGCTCGATCCCGTGCGTCTGTCTGACGGGGAGTTCGCGAGCTTTGACAAAGTGGCCGTCAGCCTGCTGGACGACGGCTGCGATGCCGCGATGGTGCGCCGCGCGCAGGCGGTGTTTCAGAACATGCCCGCGCTGCCCGCCAACCGCCTGGAGGCGCTCCGGATCATGATGCAGTGCTTCAGCACGCAACTGGGTGACCTGGCCTACCGGCTTTTTCTTCAGTGCGCGGACAATGAACCCCCGGCCGTACGCCGCGCGCGGCAGCACATCACCCAGCATCTGGCGCAGCCGTTGTGCCTGGAGGAAGTGGCGCGCCACTCCGGGGTGAGCCCGTTCCACTTTTGCAAGATCTTCAAGCGCTTCACCGGTCTCACCTTCACGGAGTATGTGAACCGCGCCCGGGTGGAGAAGGCCAAGCAACTGCTCATCAAACCCCAGTCCCGCGTGACCGAGGTGGCCTATGATGTTGGCTTCCAGTCCCTGTCACAGTTCAACCGCAGCTTCCGCCGCGTGATGGACCAGTCTCCCACGGAGTTCCGCAGCAGTATGACGCCAGCGGAGAAGCGGCACATGTTGGCGGGGAGTTTTTAG
- a CDS encoding sulfatase — translation MKFPAPFMALFVFVSSISAADKSRPNVLFIAVDDLRPEFGAYGSKIVKSPHLDRLAASGVTFQHAYCQQAVCSPSRSSLLTGARPDTTQVYDLVRHFRKSLPDVVTLPQHFKNQGYYVQGMGKLYHSGLDDPASWSVPWTKPQLPHGVYGLPENQNLGKKLTAEARAAGKKPNAARRGPAFESSDSPDNAFHDGALADMAVAALREASAKNQPFWLGVGFIRPHLPFVAPKKYWDLYDPAQIELAPNPQPARDAPPYAVTNFGELRNYAGIPQQGPIPDALARQLKHGYYAAISYMDAQVGRLLDELDRLGLRNNTIIVLWGDHGWKLGEHGSWCKHSTVENDTNAPLLVSVPGLKSAGQKTAALVEFVDIYPSLAELCGLPLPAHLEGTSFVPVLNEPSRAWKSAAFSQYPRGAKEAGVAVMGYSMRTEKYRLTRWVDRTDASKVVALELYDHQTDPQENINLAADPAKADLVKQLSAQAEQGWQAAKPKG, via the coding sequence ATGAAATTCCCCGCGCCATTTATGGCCCTGTTTGTCTTTGTTTCCTCGATCTCCGCCGCCGACAAGTCACGGCCCAATGTCCTCTTCATCGCCGTGGATGATTTGCGTCCCGAGTTCGGGGCGTACGGCAGCAAGATCGTCAAGTCACCCCACCTCGATCGCCTGGCGGCCAGCGGAGTGACCTTCCAGCACGCCTACTGTCAGCAGGCCGTCTGCTCCCCCTCCCGGTCCAGCCTTCTCACCGGAGCCCGGCCAGACACGACACAGGTCTATGACCTGGTGAGACACTTCCGCAAGTCCCTGCCTGATGTGGTGACTCTGCCCCAGCACTTCAAAAATCAAGGTTACTACGTCCAAGGCATGGGCAAGCTCTATCACAGCGGCCTGGATGATCCGGCATCCTGGAGTGTGCCCTGGACCAAGCCCCAACTGCCCCATGGCGTGTACGGACTGCCGGAAAATCAGAACCTGGGCAAGAAGCTGACGGCCGAGGCCAGAGCAGCGGGCAAAAAGCCCAATGCCGCCCGAAGGGGCCCGGCCTTTGAAAGCTCCGACAGCCCGGACAATGCCTTCCACGATGGTGCGCTGGCCGACATGGCCGTGGCCGCACTGCGTGAGGCGTCGGCCAAAAATCAGCCCTTCTGGCTGGGCGTGGGCTTCATTCGTCCGCACCTCCCCTTTGTCGCACCCAAAAAGTACTGGGATCTCTATGATCCCGCCCAGATCGAACTGGCGCCCAATCCCCAGCCCGCCAGGGATGCCCCGCCCTATGCGGTGACCAACTTTGGCGAACTGCGCAACTACGCCGGGATCCCGCAGCAGGGCCCCATCCCGGACGCCCTGGCCCGCCAGCTCAAGCACGGCTACTATGCCGCCATCAGCTACATGGACGCCCAGGTCGGCCGGCTGCTGGACGAACTGGACCGCCTGGGATTGAGAAACAACACCATCATCGTCCTCTGGGGTGACCACGGCTGGAAGCTGGGCGAGCACGGTTCCTGGTGCAAACACAGCACCGTGGAGAACGACACGAATGCCCCATTGCTTGTCTCCGTCCCCGGCCTCAAATCTGCAGGCCAGAAGACCGCTGCTCTGGTGGAGTTCGTGGACATCTACCCCAGCCTGGCCGAACTCTGTGGCCTGCCGCTCCCAGCCCATCTGGAAGGCACCAGCTTCGTGCCGGTGCTCAACGAACCCTCACGTGCCTGGAAGTCCGCCGCCTTCAGCCAGTATCCTCGTGGTGCCAAAGAGGCAGGCGTGGCCGTCATGGGCTACAGCATGCGCACCGAGAAGTATCGCCTCACCCGCTGGGTGGACCGCACCGACGCCTCAAAAGTCGTGGCCTTGGAGCTGTACGACCATCAGACCGATCCTCAGGAAAACATCAACCTGGCCGCCGACCCGGCCAAAGCGGATCTGGTAAAGCAACTCTCCGCCCAGGCAGAACAAGGCTGGCAGGCTGCAAAGCCGAAGGGATAA